The Silvibacterium dinghuense DNA window TCGTGCGCGAGATCGTTCTAAGCCATGCCTACCGTCTTGGATCGGCGGTCCCACCTGGCTATCAGGATGTCGACCCGGCAGATCGTTTTATCTGGCGCCATAACCCCCGCAGGCTCGAGACAGAAGAGATTCGCGACAGCATCCTCGCCTCGGCCGGAGATCTCAATCTCGCTCATCCCTCGGGATCATCCTCGATGGCACTGCGCATGATCGAGATTCGCGACGATGGCCCGGTGGTCAGCTCGGTGCTCGATGCTGCCGATCGCAACCGCTATCGCAGCGTCTATCTTCCCCTGTTGCGCGACGAAACACCGCGCACCCTTTCTGCCTTTGATCCCGTCTCCCAGACGCTCGTATCAGGCAAACGCGAGGTCACGACCGTCCCAAGCCAGGCACTCTTCATGCTCAACTCACCCTTCGTACGGGAGCAGTCCCTTCTCCTCGCAGAGGAACTTCTACGCGCGCACGGCAGCGATGCAAAGCGAATCCGTATCGCATACCAGCGCGTGTTGAGCACAAGTCCATCTGAGGAGGATGTCCGCAGGGTACAAGACTTCCTTGCCGCATATGAGCGGAACGCCGCTCCTGCGATCGGCAGACAAACAGTGCAGGCGCACCTGCAAACAGTGGCAGGATCATCGGCTCCACACTCGCTGACCGAAGGTATCGTCCGTGAAGACGGACTCACACAGGACGACGCAATCGATAACGAGCAGGCAGATACTGCAAAACCGGATACTGCAAAGCCCGGCTCCGCAAAAGAAGCGGCATGGGCCGCATTCATTCAGGCCCTTTATGGATCGGCAGCATTCCAGTTTGTGCGTTAACCCCGGCAGATTTATACCTTTTCCGCGCACTCGCCCACGATGCGCGGAAAAGCAGCATAGAGCATAGAGCCTGTTAGGTTCTACACGTCGATCGAATTCATAGCGGAGGCAGGACTCACCATGCACTCGAATTTTTCCTATCCATCCCGCAGAGGTTTTCTGCGCATGTCCGGCGCGGGCTTCGGCCACCTTGCGCTAACCGGCCTGCTGGGTTCATTGGCGAAGACCGCCGCCGCAGCCGACCTCAACACGAATAACCCGCTCGCGCCCAAGCGGCCGCCGCTTCCTGCCAAGGCAAAGCGCATCATCTTCCTCTTCATGGAAGGCGCAATGTCGACAGTAGACACCTTCGAGTATAAGCCGGAACTGCAACGCCGCGATGGCAAGCCAGGCCCGGGAGGCGGCACCATCACCGCATCCAAATTCCAGTTCAAGCAATACGGACAGTCGGGCGCATGGTTCTCCGAGCTTCTGCCTCATATCGCCGGGCACGCCGATGAATACTGCTTCCTGCGCGGTCTCTACACCGACACGCCGGCGCATCCGCAAGCAGTTGTGCAGCTCCATACGGGCAGCGCGAATGCCTCGCTCACGCGCCCCAGCATGGGCTCATGGCTGCTTTACGGTCTGGGCACGGAGAACCAGAATCTGCCCGGCTACATCGTCATCAACCCGCCGGTTTCTTTTGGTGGCGCAGCGAACTACGGCAGCGCATTTCTGCCTGCGTACTACCAGGGAACAGCCATTACCGACAAAGGCGTGATGCCGAACATCCAGGCATCCACGTCGCGTGGGCTGGAACGCCAGCAGATCGACCTGATTCAGGATCTCAATCGCGAAGTAGCCGCAGCGCCAGGCGCGCCGGAAGCAGTGGAAGGCATCATCAAATCCTACGAGCTGGGCTTTCGCATGCAGGACAGCGTGCCCGAACTTCTGGATATCTCAAAGGAGCCGCAGCATGTCCTCGATGCGTATGGCGTGAAGCCCGGCATCGAAGGCTCATTCGCCCGCCAGTGCCTGATGGCGCGCCGGCTCAGCGAAGCCGGCGTGCGTTTTGTCGAGATACGCCAGCCAGGCTGGGATCATCACACGAATCTGCATAACGGCCTCATCGAAGAGACCCGCCGCGTCGATCAGCCGACCGCCGCGCTGCTTGCCGATCTCAAACAGCGCGGACTGCTCGATGAAACACTCGTGCTCTTCGGCTCGGAGTTCGGTCGCCTGCCCACCTCGCAGGGCGCGGACGGGCGCGATCACAATATCACTGGATACGCCATGTTCCTGGCCGGTGCCGGCGTCAAAAAGGGCTACAGCCATGGCAATACAGACGAACTCGGCATGGCCGCAGTCGATGGCCGCATGCACATCAACGATCTGCATGCCACGCTGCTGGGCCTGATGGGAATCGACCACGAGCGCTTGACCTATCGCTACGCCGGACGCGATTTCCGGCTCACCGATGTCGCAGGAGTTGTCCAGCGCGATGTCTTCGCCTGATCCCGGAAGGAAGTTTTTCTGTCTCCATTCCGGAGATGGGCGAAAGAAGATGAACGAAAAAACAGAAGAAGCCTGAAGAGAATGACCGGCCAGAACGGCTTCTTCGTTTCAACGTTTGCTTCTCAATGGTGCCCGGAGGGGGACTTGAACCCCCACACCCTTGCGGGTCGCGGATTTTAAGTCCGCTGCGTCTGCCGATTTCGCCATCCGGGCTTTGAGATTACGGCTGGACTTCGCGGACCTGATGGCTTTTCAGCACGCGAAGCGTTCCGCGCGCGGAAAACGCGCGGAGATACTTTTATTCTACGCTGACTGCATTTCCATCTTCTTTTCGCCGCTCTAGGAGATGGAAACCTCACCGGCTCGCGGCCGAATCAAGGATCGGCGAAGCCGCCTGCGATGCTCTGCAAAGTGGTTTCTTGTTCCTTTACCCAATGCGCTCACCTTGCTGCGCCGAAATTATCTTGACATCAAGATAATTTCGATGTGAAATCGGAAAGACAAGCCGGGACTTCTGATCGCATCCGGCACAGGAGGAAATTCCATGTCGGTTCGTCCAGTCAAGAGACTCGTACAGTCACAGGAGACCATGGAGGGTGCGGGCGTCCGCCTGCGGCGCGCATTTGGGTTCGGAAACACGAACGAGGTCGATCCATTCCTGCTGCTCGATGACTTCCGCGGCGACGCCGAGCGCGATTACATTGCAGGCTTCCCATGGCATCCGCACCGCGGCATCGAGACGATCACGTATGTGCTGGCAGGGGAAGTGGAGCACGGAGACTCGCTCGGCAACCGCGGCGTCATCGGCACAGGCGACGTCCAGTGGATGACGGCGGGCAGCGGCATCATTCACCAGGAGATGCCGAAGGGCAACGCTATCGGCCAGATGCACGGCTTTCAACTCTGGGGCAATCTGCCTTCGCACATGAAAATGACTGCTCCGCGCTACCAGGAGATCAAGGCCGAAGAGATCCCCGAAGTGGTCGACAACGATGGGACGCGCGTGAAGGTCGTGTCCGGCGAGTTCTGGGGCAAAAAGGGACCGGTCGAGGGTGTTGCCGCCGAACCTATCTACCTCGATATCTCGCTCGCTCCGGGGCGTGAGCGCAGCATTCCCGTGGAGACACTGCGCAATGCCTTCGCCTATGTCTTCGCCGGCAAAGCGCAGTTCCGAGGCGCATCCGATCCCCAGGCAGTGCTCACCGAATATGTAGGCCGCGAAGACGAAGGCCCTGTAGCCGGCAACCGCTCACTGGTGATCTTCGACCGTGGTGACGAAATCCGCGTCCGGGCCGGCGAAGAAGGCGCACGCTTCCTGCTCGTCTCGGGCAAGCCGCTTGAGGAGCCGGTGGCATGGCGCGGACCGATCGTGATGAACACGCAGGAGGAACTGCGGCAGGCCTTCCACGAACTGCACACGGGCGAGTTCCTGAAGACCGGGAAGTAATTGCGGTTCGATCTATTCTCTTGATATCAAGAGAATAGATCGAACCGGCTGGAGGCTCATGGCTACAAAAAAGATCGAAGGAACACACGTCTTCCTCGTCCTGTGGAAGAGCTATCGCGCACTGTCGCGCGTAGCAGAAGAAAGCATGGAGCGTGTAGGCCTGTGCAGCTCGGACTTCCGCGTTCTTGAGGCCCTGCTGCACAAAGGGCCACTGCCGGTCAATGTAATCGGAGAAAAGGTCGAGCTGACAACAGGATCGATCACCACGGCGGTGGACCGCATGGAATCCAAAGGCCTGGTGATGCGGCGTCTGCACGAAGAAGATAAGCGCGTGCGGCTGGTAGAACTCACAGCAAAGGGCCGGAAGCTCATCGAGAAGGCGTTTGCCGAGCATGCCGCGGATATGGAACAGGCGGCCGGCATACTTTCCCGCGAAGAAAGGACAACCTTGGTGAGCTTGTTGAAGAAGCTGGGACTGAGCGCGGGAACGCATGATGCGAAGTAGCGCATCGCCTGCCAGGGATGGCTATAGACACAGGAAGAGCCGGGCAATCTGCCCGGCTCTTCGTCTTGCACACCCTGTATGCGCCGGATCACGCCTGCGATCAGTGCGGCCTGCGGTACTCGACGTGGTCTTCGCGAAGATAGTACTCAGCCGAGCAATGGTCGCCGCCGCAAATCATGGACTCACGGCCGTGGAACTGGGAACGGGTAATGAGGCCGAGCGTGCCGCAGACCGGGCAGGAGAGCACAGCCCAGTAAGGATTGCGCGCGTCACCGAGCGAGCCTGCATTCTCGAGCACGAAGAGTGTACCCGGCTCCATCTGTTCAGGGATCCATTGATCGAGCCATTGCGTTTCCGATGCCATCTCGTTCCTCCGCTGGCTTGTCTGGCGCTGATGTCTGGCAGGCCGCTTCACCGCTGAGAGCGGGCTGCGATGGGTTGTCATGATGCATCCGGCCGAAAACCGGCGCAGGAATCTCTCCTCCTGAGAAAGAATGCAGTGCTGAAACCCGGGACGGTCCAGTTGCCTGCGCTGGCCGGACTCCGGCGCGCGCAGCGCTGAAAGAGCGCTGGAGAAGCAGGCAAGCTGTATGAGGAAACAGAAAACGCGAGTGGGTAGCGGACAAAACAAGTGGCGGGTCTACAACCGCCGTCGGTGCTGGAGAATGCTGTCCGCAAGGCTGAGCTGTCCAGTTCCCTGCGCCTGGCCTCAAAAGCCCGGCGCTTGAGGCCATTTTTGCCGCAGGCGGCCGGACTGTCAACGGCTCTTTGGTAAAAAGGCCGGGGATAATCGGTACTTCCAAGGTTCGCCCTGGCTTATTCCCGGCTTTGCTGGAGGTTTCTCCGGTCTTTACCGGCTTTTTGCAGACTTGAGTGCGTACTCGAGCGCCTGCGTCACGCGGCCTGCGTCTTCGGGCGACTGGTAGGGATGCATGGGCAGGCTCAGCACGCGAGCCGCGGCACGCTCGGAGACCGGGAAGCTGCCCGCGGCATAGCCACGCTCGCGGCTCAGGTCGGCGAAGACCGGCTGCAGATGCAATGCTTCGGGATAGTGAACCGCGGTGGGAATGCCTGCCTCGCGCAAAGCCGCCTCAATCGCAGGGCGATCGTCCACTTCGACCGTATACTGCGCCCACGCGCTGGTCGAGTGCGATACGACCTCCGGAGTCGGCAGCACGTCGCGCAGCAGCGCCGTATAGCGGTCAGCCACCTCGTTGCGGGCAATCAACTCATCGTCGAAAATCTCCAGCTTGGCGAGCAGGATCGCAGCCTGCAGCGTATCCATGCGTCCATTAATGCCGATGCGCGTGTGATGATAACGGCTCTGCTGGCCATGATTACGCAGCTCGAGCATGGCCGTGGCCAATGCGTCATCGTTGGTGAAGCAGGCTCCTCCATCCCCATAGGCGCCGAGCGGCTTGGAAGGGAAAAAGCTGGTACAGCCGATGGTGGAGAGATTGCAGGAGTGGCGTCCCTTATAGAGCGCTCCGAAGCTCTGCGCTGCATCTTCGATCACCGGCAGATGGTGCGCATCGGCTATCGCATTGATCGCATCCATATCTGCGGGCTGGCCGTAGAGGCTTACCGGCATGATGGCGCGAGTGCGCGGCGAGAGCGCAGCCTCCATCTTCGCGGGGTCGAGGTTATATGTCACCGGGTCGATGTCCACAAAAACAGGTACGGCACCGAGCAGCGCGATCATTTCACCGGTAGCAAAAAAGGTGAAGGGTGCAGTGATGACTTCATCGCCCGGGCCGATACCGAGCGCCATCAAGGCCAGCAGCAGCGCATCCGTGCCGCTCGAGCAGGAGATAGCATGCTTTACACCGAGGCGTGCGGCGAGGCGCTCTTCCAGCTCACGCACTTCTGGGCCGAGAATATATTGGCCGTGATCGAGAACAGCCTGGATACGGGCATCGACAGCAGGCTTGAGACGGCGGTACTGCGTCTTGAGATCGATGAAGTCCATGCCTCTTATTCTCGCAGGTTCGAGGCGGCCTCCGCAGAAGGCAGGGATTGCGAAGACGCGAGGCAGATGGAACAATCGACTTTCCCCCCCGTAAGCCCCCGGAAAGGATGAAGGATGAGAAAGAGGACGACGGCTGCACGCAGGTGGCTGCGCGCGACGCAGATGTCCATGCGCCTGTCATACATGTTCTGTCCGGCGCTCTGCCTGATGTTCTCTCTGGGCATGACTGTTCCGGAGGCGGCGGCGCAGGCGCCCATACCATCCCAGGCGCAACCCGCGACTCCGGCTCACCCTCTGGCCTTGACCGGCACGGTGCTGACACCAGAGGGCCCGCTCAAGGACGCGACCGTGTTGATCGAGCACGGGCTCATCACCGCGGTCGGACAGAAGGTGGAGATTCCGGCCGGCACGCGGCGCATCGATACGCAGGGAATCATCGCGCCAGGATTCGTCGACCTGCACAACCACCCGACATGGAATATCTTTCCGCGCTGGAAGCCGGCGCAGAGTTTCGGCAGCCGCTACGACTGGCAGGCGCTGCCCATGTATCGCACGCTCATGGAGGCTCCGCACCGCGCACTGGTGGAAGAAGGGCTGGAGTGCGGCATGGAATGGTACGCGGAGGTAAAAGCCGCAGCCGAAGGCGAAACCAGCATCGTAGGCGGAACGAAGGAAGACTGCGGTCAGCGGCTGCTGCGGAATCTCGATCAGCCAGGCGGAACAGACCTGACAGGCAGCACTGCTCCTGGAGCAGGCGTGATCTACAACGTCTTCCCTTTTCAGATGACAGAGGATGAACTGGGTGCGGCAAAAAGCACGCTCGATCACGGCGGCGCGCTGCTGATCCATGTCTCCGAAGGCGCGCCGGGAGATGCCTCCGCAGCGCGGGAGTTTGCCATGCTAAAGGGGCGCGGCCTGTTGCGCAAAGGCGTTGCGGTCATTCACGGGGTAGCGCTGGAGCCGGATAATTTTCGCGAAATGGCCGAAGCCGGCGTGGGACTGGTATGGTCGCCGCGCAGCAATCTCGAGCTCTATGGCGGAACCGCGCAGGTCTCGGCGGCCAAGGCCGCAGGCGTACGTCTGGCCATCGCTCCGGACTGGAGCCCGACCGGCAGCGACGGCACACTGGCCGAGCTGAACTTCGCCGCCGCATGGAATAGAACGCAGACGCCGCCCGTCTTTACCGATCGCGAGCTGGTGGAGATGGCGACCAGCGATGCGGCAGCGCTGATCGGCATGGGCGACAGGCTCGGCATACTGGCCCCGGGAGC harbors:
- a CDS encoding pirin family protein; translated protein: MSVRPVKRLVQSQETMEGAGVRLRRAFGFGNTNEVDPFLLLDDFRGDAERDYIAGFPWHPHRGIETITYVLAGEVEHGDSLGNRGVIGTGDVQWMTAGSGIIHQEMPKGNAIGQMHGFQLWGNLPSHMKMTAPRYQEIKAEEIPEVVDNDGTRVKVVSGEFWGKKGPVEGVAAEPIYLDISLAPGRERSIPVETLRNAFAYVFAGKAQFRGASDPQAVLTEYVGREDEGPVAGNRSLVIFDRGDEIRVRAGEEGARFLLVSGKPLEEPVAWRGPIVMNTQEELRQAFHELHTGEFLKTGK
- a CDS encoding DUF1501 domain-containing protein, with protein sequence MHSNFSYPSRRGFLRMSGAGFGHLALTGLLGSLAKTAAAADLNTNNPLAPKRPPLPAKAKRIIFLFMEGAMSTVDTFEYKPELQRRDGKPGPGGGTITASKFQFKQYGQSGAWFSELLPHIAGHADEYCFLRGLYTDTPAHPQAVVQLHTGSANASLTRPSMGSWLLYGLGTENQNLPGYIVINPPVSFGGAANYGSAFLPAYYQGTAITDKGVMPNIQASTSRGLERQQIDLIQDLNREVAAAPGAPEAVEGIIKSYELGFRMQDSVPELLDISKEPQHVLDAYGVKPGIEGSFARQCLMARRLSEAGVRFVEIRQPGWDHHTNLHNGLIEETRRVDQPTAALLADLKQRGLLDETLVLFGSEFGRLPTSQGADGRDHNITGYAMFLAGAGVKKGYSHGNTDELGMAAVDGRMHINDLHATLLGLMGIDHERLTYRYAGRDFRLTDVAGVVQRDVFA
- a CDS encoding DegT/DnrJ/EryC1/StrS family aminotransferase: MDFIDLKTQYRRLKPAVDARIQAVLDHGQYILGPEVRELEERLAARLGVKHAISCSSGTDALLLALMALGIGPGDEVITAPFTFFATGEMIALLGAVPVFVDIDPVTYNLDPAKMEAALSPRTRAIMPVSLYGQPADMDAINAIADAHHLPVIEDAAQSFGALYKGRHSCNLSTIGCTSFFPSKPLGAYGDGGACFTNDDALATAMLELRNHGQQSRYHHTRIGINGRMDTLQAAILLAKLEIFDDELIARNEVADRYTALLRDVLPTPEVVSHSTSAWAQYTVEVDDRPAIEAALREAGIPTAVHYPEALHLQPVFADLSRERGYAAGSFPVSERAAARVLSLPMHPYQSPEDAGRVTQALEYALKSAKSR
- a CDS encoding amidohydrolase family protein is translated as MRKRTTAARRWLRATQMSMRLSYMFCPALCLMFSLGMTVPEAAAQAPIPSQAQPATPAHPLALTGTVLTPEGPLKDATVLIEHGLITAVGQKVEIPAGTRRIDTQGIIAPGFVDLHNHPTWNIFPRWKPAQSFGSRYDWQALPMYRTLMEAPHRALVEEGLECGMEWYAEVKAAAEGETSIVGGTKEDCGQRLLRNLDQPGGTDLTGSTAPGAGVIYNVFPFQMTEDELGAAKSTLDHGGALLIHVSEGAPGDASAAREFAMLKGRGLLRKGVAVIHGVALEPDNFREMAEAGVGLVWSPRSNLELYGGTAQVSAAKAAGVRLAIAPDWSPTGSDGTLAELNFAAAWNRTQTPPVFTDRELVEMATSDAAALIGMGDRLGILAPGAEGDVVVLRPHEEYPGKDAYWSVVHSDARDVELVITHGEIIYGSRQLAAPARHSSAMDAAAVCGEIMEVEPPPVRTEARSFSELENRLSFALAEWGRKLAPLAECGQ
- a CDS encoding MarR family winged helix-turn-helix transcriptional regulator gives rise to the protein MATKKIEGTHVFLVLWKSYRALSRVAEESMERVGLCSSDFRVLEALLHKGPLPVNVIGEKVELTTGSITTAVDRMESKGLVMRRLHEEDKRVRLVELTAKGRKLIEKAFAEHAADMEQAAGILSREERTTLVSLLKKLGLSAGTHDAK